The window AATCCGTAACGGAGGTAAAGCTGTTGCGCGCGGGGGTTGTCGGCCCGGACCTCCAAGAGGACGTCCTGCGCCCCACGCTGCCGGCTTTCCCGGATGAGTTCGGTGAGGAGCGCCGAACCGATGCCCTTGCCTTCCTGCTCGGGAACGACGGCGATGGTCTGGACGTCCGCGATCGGCTCGATGCACATCAGCCCGGCATAGCCGACAATCCGTCCGGCAGCTTCGGCTACGAGGTAGCGTCTGGTCTCGGCCTGCGCCAGCTCAGCGACGAACATGTGCAGCGGCCAGGCATCCACGGGGAACAGTGCCCGCTCCAGCTCATGGACTGCGGGGACGTCCGCGGCAGTCATGTCCCGCAGGGTCACATCCGCGGGTAATGCAGGTCCTGCATGCTTGCGCATGTTCTGTCCGGTGTTCTCTCCTGCGCTCTGTCCTGCGTTCTCGGTGTTCACAGCGCCCTCTTCCGCGGTCCGGGGACCTGGGCGTCGGACTCTCGCAGGTAGAGCGGGGTGGAATCGAGCAGTGTCTCCCCTGCCGCCAGCCGGGCCAGGGCGAACTGGCCCAGGGAAAGGGCTTCCGGCTGGCGGGCGCTGAATTCCGGCACGGCCGTGACAACGTCGGCATAGAGGCCGGCTCCGGCGCCGTAGACCGGGAGGCACGGGAGCTCCGCCGCGGCACCGACGTGCGGGCCCTCCAGCAGCCGGGGCAACTGGCCGGGGCTAAGGCCGTACCGGGCCCAGTAAACCTCTTTGCGCCGGGCATCCGTGGCGACGAGGAATTCCTCGGCCGCGTCGGTGGATTCCGCCACCTCCAGGGCGATGGCGTCCAGGCTCATGAGGCCGTACAGCGGTTTGCCCCAGACGAACGAGAGCGTCCGGGCCGTAACGATCCCCGACCGCAGCCCGGTGAAGGGGCCCGGTCCCACCCCGGTGACGATCGCGTCGACGTCGGCGCCGGTGAGCCCGGCCTCGTCGAGGAGAGCCTCAATGCCCGGGGCCAGGACTTCGGCGTGGCTTCTGGTGTCTGCGGTGGCAAAGCATCCCACGACGGATTCCGGGGTGTCGTCGGAGACGAGCGCGGCGCTGGCCACGGCTGAGGTGTCGATGGCGAGGATCAGCATCAGGTCACTTCCGGAGTCTGGGGCGAGGTCAGGCTGGGGGTTTCCCGCGCCGGGGGCAGGACGGGCGGAGATGCCGCGGGCAGAACCGGCGGATGCTCCCAGCGGGGACCGAAGCCGCGGATCACGACGGTGCGGGGTTCGTCGTCGTCCCCGGTGTCGAAGTCCAGGGTGCCTGGCTCCGCTGCGTTGCTGGCCGGGGCGCTGGCACTGCCGCCCATGCTGCGGACCAGATCAATTTCGAGCCGGTTCTCGCTGAGATGCTCCACCCGGCCACGGCCCCACTCCACTACGGTCACGGCGCTGTCGAGGGTGTTTTCCAAGTCGATATCGTCGATTTCCGAGGCGGATCCCAGCCGGTACGCGTCGACGTGCACCAGGTCCGGGCCGCCGGGGCGGGGACCGTCGGGCAGGTTCGGGTGGATGCGGACCAGCACGAAGGTCGGTGAGATGATACCGGCCCGCACCCCAAGGCCCTCCCCCAGACCCTGGGTGAAGGTGGTCTTTCCCGCGCCCAGTTCACCGGTAAGCACCAGCAGGTCACCGGCCCGGAGCTGGGTGCCGAGCACGGCTGCCAGGGCATGGGTTTCCGCCGCGGTCCCGACCTCAAGGGTCCGCTCCCAGGCCGCGGCGCTCACTCGGCGGACCCGTCGCGGGCAGGATCTTCGTTGACGTAGCGGCGCGGCACCCGGGGGCTGATCCGGGTGACAATCTCGTAATTATTGGTGCCCGCCGCGCGGGCCCAGTCCTCTGCGGTGGGCCCGCCGTCGCCGCCGTCGCCGAACAGGACGGCCTCGGCGCCCAGGACGCTGGATCCGCCGGCGGAGACGCTGAGCGGACCCAGGTCGATGACCATCTGGTCCATCGCAATACGGCCCACCACAGGATAATTCACGCCCTGGACGCGGACCGGTCCGCCGGTGGCGATCCGGGGGACCCCGTCGGCGTAACCCAGCGGGATCAAGCCAAGGGTGCTGGTGCCGCGGGTGCGGTAGTTCAGACCGTAGGAGACGCCCTGGCCGGCAGGCACATCCTTGCAGTGCGAGACGACGGTCCGGACCGTCATGGCCGGACGCAGGCCCAGCTCATCCGAAGTCTGCCCCTCGAACGGCGACAGTCCGTAGAGCCCAAGCCCCACCCGGACCAGGTCAAAGTGGGTGTCGGGCCGGGAGAAAGTGGCTGGAGTGTTGGCGAGGTGCCGCACCTCGGGATCAACGCCGGCGTCCCGGGCGATGGCAAGCGCGGCACGGAAGGCTGCCAGCTGTTCGTCGGTTTCCGGGCGCTCGGGTTCGTCCGCGACGGCCAGGTGGGAGAACACGCCCACCACCCGCAGCAGGCCTTGGTCCTGGTATTCCATGGCTTCGCCGACAAGGCCGTCCCAGGCGTCCAGGGTGGCTCCGTTGCGGCCCAGCCCGGTGTCCACTTTCAGGTGCACACGGGCCGGCCGCTCCTGCTCACGGGCGGCCGCCACGATGCGCTCCAGCTCCCAGCCCGAGCAGCCGATGTCGATCCCGGCAGCGACGGCCGCTGCGAAGTTGCTCTCCGGGGTGTGCAGCCAGGCCAGGAGCGGGGCGTCGATTCCGGCGGCGCGCAGGGCCAGGGCCTCGGAAATGTGGGCGGTGCCCAGCCATCGGGCGCCGGCGCTGAGGGCTGCCCGGGCCACCGGCACGGCACCGTGGCCGTAGGCGTCGGCCTTGACCACTGCCATGACCTGGGCCGGTGATGCCACGGCGGCAAGGCGGCGGACGTTGTGCCGGATTGCTTCAAGGTCGATTACTGCCGAGCGTTCCTCGGCATAGGCCGGCTGTGCCTCCGGACCGGGCTGGGCGCCGCCTGTTGCTGCTGGGTAAGTCACTTAACGATTCTAGGGGTGGCTGCGCATGCGGCTTAATTCAGGGCCCGGCCGCTCGTTCCCCCAGCACCACCGGACATGCCCATCGCTCGGAAACCAGCACCGGATATGCCCATCGCTCGAAAACCAGCACCGGACATGTCCATCGCTGGTGCCTGCCACTGGACATAAGGGCATTATGCCCATCCGCCGGCCCGGAAGGTGGGCATGTCCGCCGGAAGGTGGGCATGTCCGCCAGGAGGGTGGGCATGTCCGCCAGGAGGGTGGGCATGTCCACCGGGAGGACGCCGCCGGGAACCGTGCTACGCGTCGGAAAGGTGCGCGATGGTCGCCGTCGCCCGCCGTTGCGCCTCCTGCGGCACGTCCCGGATGATGTCCTCGAGAAAGCGGTAACGCCGCAGCCACTGGCTGCTCTGCCGCTCCTTCCGGGCGTTGGCTCGCTGCCACCAGTCGGCGATGTCCCCCCACCCGGGTGCTGCCAATGAGCCGCCGACTTCCTGCACGGCCAGGGCGGCGCAGAGATTGGCGAAACGGAGCCTGTCACCGAGCGGCCAGCCGGCCAGGCAGCCCACAATGAAAGCAGCGCCGAAACAGTCACCCGCCCCGGTCGGATCGAAGGCGGACACCGGCAAGGACGGCACCCACTCCTCCTCACCCGTGTCGGAGTCCACGGCCATGGCCCCCTGCGGGCCCAGGGTTACGACGGCGACCGGGACCCGGTCCGCCAACGCGTAGAGGGCCGCCCACGGGTTGTCGTGGCCGGTGAAATTCATCGCCTCGTGCTGGTTGGGCATGAAGGCATGGAAGTACTGCAGGTTATCGAGCCGGGAGGAGGCCCAGGCGCCGGTGGGGTCCCAGCCGACGTCGCCGAACAGCTGAACTCCCGCACGGTGCGCGTCGAGCGCCCACGGCTCCAGCTCCTCGCCGAGCTCCGCGACGGCGGCGAGCGCCGGCGGCGGACAGCCGACCAGTTCGCTGGAGCTCACCGGGGCCGGGTGGCCGTGGGTCACCATGGACCGGTCGTGCTCCACGCTGAGGGACACTGTGACCGGCGAATGCCAGCCCGCCACGCGCCGGGACAGGGACAGGTCCACGTGCTCCTGCCCGGCCAGGATCTTCCAGTTGTAATCGCCGTACCCGTCGTCGCCGAACGCGGCTGCCAGACCGGTCCGCAGCCCCAGCCGTGAGGCGGCGATGGCCTGGTTGGCCACACCGCCGGGGCAGCTGCCCATCCCCTCGCTCCAGATTTCGGTTCCGGCGACGGGCCCGTGCGGCAGGCCGGTAAAGATGATGTCCTGGAAAACAGTCCCGGTCAACAGCAGATCGAGGCCCTCCGCCGCCGGGTCGCGGACGGAGCAAAGCGGGTCAAAACGCCGCGCCGGAATCGCGTCCATGTACCGCACACTACGCCGTCCCGGGAGCGCTGGATAGGCGTTCCCCGGCCGCTAAACCGCCCCTCGCGCATAGACTGTCGGCATGCGGCTGATGATTGCCGGGGGCGGTGGATTCCGGGTACCGCTGGTCTACCGGGCGCTCTGCGCGGGCCCCTTCGCCGGGTTGGTCCGGGAACTGGTGCTGTACGACGTCGATTCCGGCCGGCTCGCCGCCATCAGCGCAGTCCTGGCCGCCTTCCCGGATGACCGCGCGCGTCCGGCAGCCGCTCCCGTGGTGCGGCCCACCACGTCACTGGCCGAGGCGTTGCGCGGCACCGATGCGGTGTTCGCGGCGATCCGGCCCGGCGGGACGGCCGGGCGCACCGTTGACGAGCGGGTGGCCCTGGACCTCGGGCTGCTGGGCCAGGAGACGACCGGAGCGGGCGGCATCTCCTACGCGCTGCGGTCCATCCCTCGCATGCTGGACCTTGCGGCCCAGATGCAGCGCCACTGTCCGGAGGCGTGGCTACTGAACTTCACCAACCCTGCCGGCATGGTCACCGAGGCGCTGGTTCCGATGCTTGGGCCCAGGGTAGTTGGCATCTGCGATTCGGCCAGCGGGCTGGTGCACCGGGCAGCGCGGGCGGCTGGAGTTCCGCTGGGGGAGGGAACGCTCGACGGCGTCGGGTACTACGGGTTGAACCATCTCGGCTGGCTGTACCGGCTGGAGTCCGGCGGGGCCGACGCGCTGCCGGGGCTGCTGGCTGACGCCGGCGCTTTGGCCGGCTTCGAGGAAGGGCGGCTGTTCGGGCAATCCTTCCTCGCGTCCCTCGGCTGCCTCCCCAACGAATACCTCTACTACTACTACGAGACCGGGCGCGCTTTGGCCAGCATCCGGTCCTCCGCCATGACCCGCGGTGAGTCCATCGACCGGCAGCAGTCCGGGCTTTATCCACGTCTCGCCGTGGCGGGCCCGGACGCCTACCGGTTGTGGGATGCCGCGCGCCGGTCCCGTGAAGAGGGCTATCTCGCCGAGGCCCGGACCGGCGGCGAACGCCGGGATGAAACGGATTTGACCGGCGGCGGCTATGAACGGGTCGCCCTCGCCGTGTTGCGCGCCCTCGCCGGCGGCGGGCCCGCCGAGCTGATTTTAAACACCTCCAACAGCACCAGCGGCTCCCCCGGCGGCGTACCTGCGATTCCCGGGCTGCCGGTGGACGCCGTCGTCGAGGTTCCCGGCAAGGTGACGGCCGACGGCGTCGTCCCCATACCGCAGGGACGCCCGCCGGCGGTGCAGTTGGCCCTCCTGCGGCAGATCAAGGACGTCGAACGGTCCGTCGTCGCGGCCACCCGCCGGGGCGACGGGTCAACGGGGCCGGAACGCCGGGACGCTGCCCTGGCGGCGTTCGCGGGGCATCCACTGGTCGGCTCCGCGGCCCTCGCCGGAAAACTTCTGGCCGGGTATGAAGAGGCGTTTCCGGAATTGCGGGAGCTTTGGCGCCCGGAGGGGTGAACCGCCTGTTACAGCTTTCTGTACATCACGTGGAGGCCCACGTACCCCAGGACCGGGTGGAGGAACGCGTCCGGGATGGTGGCCAGCACCTCGAAGCCCATGGACCGCCAGGCAGCCACGGCACGGACATTGCTTTCCACGACAGCGTTGAACTGCATGGCGCGGAACCCGGCCGCCCGCGCCGCGTCCAGCGAATAAGCGCACAGGGCACGGGCCAGCCCTCTGCCGCCGTGCGCCGGGTGGACCATGTATCCGGCGTTGGCGACGTGGCTTCCGCCGCCGCCCTGGTTCGCGTGCAGCTCACCGGTGCCCAGGACGACGCCGTCGAGCGTCCCCCGGCCCACCGCGACGAAGGTCTGGCCGGGGGACTGCTTGAACCAGCGCTCGCGGGCCTGGGTCTCGGAGGTGAGCCGGTCCCAGGTGAAGGTCTCCCCGGCCCGAATGACCGGCTCCAGGATCTCCCAGACCGCGGTCCAGTCCTCCGCGGTGGCCTGCCTGATGTCCCAGCCGGTGGCGGCGGAACCGGGTGCGTCGCGTGTGCTCACAGCCGCCACGTTAGCAGCACCCCCCCCGGCCCGGCGGCCGGAGCTGCCTGCCGCCGGCGAACCCGAGGGACGTTCAGGAGTAGTGTTTTATCGAAACGCAGATCCGGCAAAGTAAACCGGCACGTTAACACGTCACGATACAAAACGGCCTGCCGGCACCGGTGGGCCGGCAGGATTTGGCCAGGAAAGGGGGGAAGGAGAATGTCGCTGATCCGCCGCGTTGCATTCCTCTCGCTGCATACCTCTCCGATGGAGCAGCCCGGCTCCGGTGATGCCGGAGGCATGAACGTATACATCCGCGCACTCGCCGCGGCCCTTGCCGAAACCGGCGTCGAGGTGGAAATCTTCACCCGGTCCACAGCTGCCGGGCAGGCCGCCGTCGAGCACCCCTCCCCCGGCGTCTGCGTCCACAACGTCGCGGCCGGCCCCGCCCGGAAGCTGCCCAAGGAGGAACTGCCCGAACTGTTGCACAGCATGGTGGCCGAAATCGACCGGATCCGGCAACTGCAGCCGCGCGGCCGTTACGACGTCATCCACTCCCACTACTGGGTTTCCGGAGTGGCCGGGCTCGAGCTCGCGGGCCTGTGGGGCCTGCCACTGGTGCATACCATGCACACCATGGCCAAGGTGAAGAACCTGCTGCTGGTCTCCGGAGAACAGCCGGAACCGCGGCGGCGCGAAGACGGCGAGCAGCGGATCGTCGACGGCGCCACCCGGCTGATCGCCAACACGGGCACCGAGGCCGCGGAACTGGTCTCGCATTACAACGCGGACAACGACCACATCGATGTGGCCCCGCCCGGCGTGGACCTGGACGTCTTCACACCGGCGTTCCGCACCCGGGACCGGGCCGCCCACGGAGTGCCGCCGGGCCGCTTCCACCTGCTGTTTGCGGGGCGGATCCAGCGGCTGAAAGGTCCGCAGGTCCTGATCAAGGCCGCGGCCCTGCTGCGCTCCCGACGCCCGGACATCGATCTTCAACTGACCATTGTCGGGGCGGTCAGCGGGTCCAAGGACTTCGACCTGAAGTCCCTGATCACGGCCGCCGGGATGGACGACGTCGTCACCCACCACCCGCCGGTCAGCGCCCCGAAACTGGCGGGCTGGTACCGGTCCGCGGACCTCGTGGTGATGCCTTCCTACAGCGAATCCTTCGGTCTCGTGGCCCTGGAAGCCCAGGCCTGCGGAACGCCGGTGGTCGCCACCAAGGTGGGCGGGCTGTCCCGCGCCATTTTTGACGGCCGGACCGGGTTGCTGGTCGAGGGCCACCGGGCCGCCGACTGGGCTGACGCCCTGGAAGCCCTGTACGACGACCCGGCGACCCGTGCGGACATGGGCCGTGCCGCGTCATTGCACGCGCAGGAATTTGGCTGGCAACGCACCGCCGCCATCACGCTGGAGAGCTACCACACCGCGTTGAGCCAGTACTTTGGAAACCTGACCATTCCGGCAGG is drawn from Micrococcaceae bacterium Sec5.8 and contains these coding sequences:
- a CDS encoding GNAT family N-acetyltransferase; protein product: MSTRDAPGSAATGWDIRQATAEDWTAVWEILEPVIRAGETFTWDRLTSETQARERWFKQSPGQTFVAVGRGTLDGVVLGTGELHANQGGGGSHVANAGYMVHPAHGGRGLARALCAYSLDAARAAGFRAMQFNAVVESNVRAVAAWRSMGFEVLATIPDAFLHPVLGYVGLHVMYRKL
- the tsaB gene encoding tRNA (adenosine(37)-N6)-threonylcarbamoyltransferase complex dimerization subunit type 1 TsaB; its protein translation is MLILAIDTSAVASAALVSDDTPESVVGCFATADTRSHAEVLAPGIEALLDEAGLTGADVDAIVTGVGPGPFTGLRSGIVTARTLSFVWGKPLYGLMSLDAIALEVAESTDAAEEFLVATDARRKEVYWARYGLSPGQLPRLLEGPHVGAAAELPCLPVYGAGAGLYADVVTAVPEFSARQPEALSLGQFALARLAAGETLLDSTPLYLRESDAQVPGPRKRAL
- the rimI gene encoding ribosomal protein S18-alanine N-acetyltransferase — translated: MRKHAGPALPADVTLRDMTAADVPAVHELERALFPVDAWPLHMFVAELAQAETRRYLVAEAAGRIVGYAGLMCIEPIADVQTIAVVPEQEGKGIGSALLTELIRESRQRGAQDVLLEVRADNPRAQQLYLRYGFEQIHVRPRYYRDGVDALIMRLRLGTAGLDGRQPDTTPREADSR
- a CDS encoding 6-phospho-beta-glucosidase, which produces MRLMIAGGGGFRVPLVYRALCAGPFAGLVRELVLYDVDSGRLAAISAVLAAFPDDRARPAAAPVVRPTTSLAEALRGTDAVFAAIRPGGTAGRTVDERVALDLGLLGQETTGAGGISYALRSIPRMLDLAAQMQRHCPEAWLLNFTNPAGMVTEALVPMLGPRVVGICDSASGLVHRAARAAGVPLGEGTLDGVGYYGLNHLGWLYRLESGGADALPGLLADAGALAGFEEGRLFGQSFLASLGCLPNEYLYYYYETGRALASIRSSAMTRGESIDRQQSGLYPRLAVAGPDAYRLWDAARRSREEGYLAEARTGGERRDETDLTGGGYERVALAVLRALAGGGPAELILNTSNSTSGSPGGVPAIPGLPVDAVVEVPGKVTADGVVPIPQGRPPAVQLALLRQIKDVERSVVAATRRGDGSTGPERRDAALAAFAGHPLVGSAALAGKLLAGYEEAFPELRELWRPEG
- the mshA gene encoding D-inositol-3-phosphate glycosyltransferase; protein product: MSLIRRVAFLSLHTSPMEQPGSGDAGGMNVYIRALAAALAETGVEVEIFTRSTAAGQAAVEHPSPGVCVHNVAAGPARKLPKEELPELLHSMVAEIDRIRQLQPRGRYDVIHSHYWVSGVAGLELAGLWGLPLVHTMHTMAKVKNLLLVSGEQPEPRRREDGEQRIVDGATRLIANTGTEAAELVSHYNADNDHIDVAPPGVDLDVFTPAFRTRDRAAHGVPPGRFHLLFAGRIQRLKGPQVLIKAAALLRSRRPDIDLQLTIVGAVSGSKDFDLKSLITAAGMDDVVTHHPPVSAPKLAGWYRSADLVVMPSYSESFGLVALEAQACGTPVVATKVGGLSRAIFDGRTGLLVEGHRAADWADALEALYDDPATRADMGRAASLHAQEFGWQRTAAITLESYHTALSQYFGNLTIPAGHLPPAGTMGR
- the alr gene encoding alanine racemase; translated protein: MTYPAATGGAQPGPEAQPAYAEERSAVIDLEAIRHNVRRLAAVASPAQVMAVVKADAYGHGAVPVARAALSAGARWLGTAHISEALALRAAGIDAPLLAWLHTPESNFAAAVAAGIDIGCSGWELERIVAAAREQERPARVHLKVDTGLGRNGATLDAWDGLVGEAMEYQDQGLLRVVGVFSHLAVADEPERPETDEQLAAFRAALAIARDAGVDPEVRHLANTPATFSRPDTHFDLVRVGLGLYGLSPFEGQTSDELGLRPAMTVRTVVSHCKDVPAGQGVSYGLNYRTRGTSTLGLIPLGYADGVPRIATGGPVRVQGVNYPVVGRIAMDQMVIDLGPLSVSAGGSSVLGAEAVLFGDGGDGGPTAEDWARAAGTNNYEIVTRISPRVPRRYVNEDPARDGSAE
- a CDS encoding PfkB family carbohydrate kinase; this encodes MDAIPARRFDPLCSVRDPAAEGLDLLLTGTVFQDIIFTGLPHGPVAGTEIWSEGMGSCPGGVANQAIAASRLGLRTGLAAAFGDDGYGDYNWKILAGQEHVDLSLSRRVAGWHSPVTVSLSVEHDRSMVTHGHPAPVSSSELVGCPPPALAAVAELGEELEPWALDAHRAGVQLFGDVGWDPTGAWASSRLDNLQYFHAFMPNQHEAMNFTGHDNPWAALYALADRVPVAVVTLGPQGAMAVDSDTGEEEWVPSLPVSAFDPTGAGDCFGAAFIVGCLAGWPLGDRLRFANLCAALAVQEVGGSLAAPGWGDIADWWQRANARKERQSSQWLRRYRFLEDIIRDVPQEAQRRATATIAHLSDA
- the tsaE gene encoding tRNA (adenosine(37)-N6)-threonylcarbamoyltransferase complex ATPase subunit type 1 TsaE; the protein is MSAAAWERTLEVGTAAETHALAAVLGTQLRAGDLLVLTGELGAGKTTFTQGLGEGLGVRAGIISPTFVLVRIHPNLPDGPRPGGPDLVHVDAYRLGSASEIDDIDLENTLDSAVTVVEWGRGRVEHLSENRLEIDLVRSMGGSASAPASNAAEPGTLDFDTGDDDEPRTVVIRGFGPRWEHPPVLPAASPPVLPPARETPSLTSPQTPEVT